The window GGGCGTCGATGAGGGAGTCGGGGAGCACGGGGGACTGCAGCGCGACGGCGCGCGCGAGGCGGGCGTAGCGCAGCTCCTGCTCGCGGAAGCGGATCCACGTGGACGTGGTGGTGAACAGGAAGGCGATCACCAGCACGTAGAGCAGGAGGTCGGTGCCGCGGTCGACGCCGATCCAGTTGGCGATGACGGTGAGGTCGTCGGGACGCAGCACCGCCCACACCGCCGCGATGATGAACACGAGGAAGCCGAGCTTCACGCCGGCCTTCGCGCGGGCCTTGCGGCGGTTGGTGATGAAGTAGAATGCCAGCACGAGGGTGGCGGCCAGCAGCAGGAACTGCACCATGGTCGCGATCATCTAGAGCCTCCTGGCCAGCAGTCCGTCGGCGAGGATGTTCACGCCGTTGATGAGCGACTGGCCCTTGCTCATCGAGTACTCGGTGTAGAGGATGTCCACGGGCTCCTCGGCGACGCGCCAGCCGCGGTCGGCGATCATGCTCACCAGCTCGGAGGCGTGCGACATGCCGTTCATGCGGATGTTCATCTCGTCCGCGACCTTCTTGTTGAACACGCGCAGACCGTTGTGCGCGTCCGAGAGCCCCAGCCGGCGGGTGGCCGGGGAGAGGAACACCACGGTCTTCAGGACGACGCGTTTGATCCAGGGGACCTGGTCGTCGGCGGCGCGGGGACGGCCGAAACGGGTGCCGACGATGATGTCCACCGGCTCCTCCCGCAGACGGCCGATCATCCGGACGACGTCCTTGACCTGGTGCTGGCCGTCGGCGTCGAAGGTGACGAAGTACCTCGCGCCGGGCTGGGCGCGGGCGTACTCCACACCGGTCTGGATGGCGGCGCCCTGTCCGAGGTTGACCGGGTGGTTGACCAGGTGGGCGCCACCGGCGTGGATGCGGGCGGCGGAGTCGTCGGAGGATCCGTCGTTGACGGCGACGATGTTGGGGAAGGTCTCGCGGGCGTTCTCGATGACCTCCTGGATCACGGGCCCCTCGTTGTAGCAGGGGATGATCAGCCAGGTGTCCCGGAAGTCGTGCTGGACGGGTCGGGGGGAATCCATAATGCCCATCATGCTAACCCGAACGGTCGTTCAACGGTGGAACAGCCGGGCGTAGGCGGCCGTGAGCAGGCCCGTCGGCAGCAGACGGTAGGCGGTGCGGACCACCAGGTTCACCCACGAGCGCGGCCGCGACACCAGCCCGTAGGACACGAGGTTGCGCTGCATCTGCCGTTCGGCGGTGAACATGCCCTTCCCGGTGCGGCGCTGGAACTGGGCGGGGGAGGTGCGGAAGTAGGTGAGTGGCTCCGGCAGGTTGTGGAAGCGCGCGCCGGTGCTCAGCAGCCGGGCGTAGAGGTCGTAGTCCTCCATGTGGTGCACCGCGCGGTAGCCGCCGGCGGTCTCCACGGCGGTGCGGCGCAGCATGACGGAGGGGTTGTTCACCGGCGAGTTGATCCGCGCGTAGCGGGCGATCTCCTCGTGCGTCTCCGGCAGCGCGCGCACGGCGATGACGTCGGCCGGGTCCTCGTGGAACTCCGACACCGCGGTGCCGAGGACGTCGGTGTCCGGGTGGGCCTCGAACCACTCCACCTGGCGGGCGAAGCGCTCCGGCGCGGCGATGTCGTCGGCGTCGAGGCGCGCGACCAGCTCGGCGTCGATCGTCGCCAGACCCGCCGCCGACGCCGGTCCGGCGCCCTGGTTGCGGGCCAGCACCACGGTACGGGCCTCCGCGTGCTTGCCGACGAACCCGTCGATCACCGCCCGCAGTTCCGGCCCGACAGGGCCGTCCTCGACGATGACGATCTCCTCGGCCCGGCGCGTCTGCGCGGCCAGGGATTCGAGGGCGGCGGACAGCTCCACCGGGTCGATGCGGTGGTAGACGGTCAGGAGCGCGGCAAGCGTGGGCATGACGTCAGATCCTAGCCGCAGACGACCCAGCCCTTCAGCCCTCCCGTGCCGCGGCCAGCAGGTACTCCCCGTACCCGGACTTGAGCAGCGGCTGCGCCAGGGCCTCCAGGGCGGCGGCGTTGATGAAGCCCTCCCGTAAGGCGGCGACCTCCGGCGAGCCGATGACGGTGCCGGTGCGCTTCTGGATCACCTCCACGTAGGAGCTGGCCTCGCTCATGGAGTCGAAGGTGCCGGTGTCGAGCCACACGTCGCCGCGCTGCAGGCGCTGGACCTGCAGTTCACCGGCCTGCAGGTAGGCGTCGTTGACGGCGGTGATCTCCAGTTCGCCGCGCTCGCTGGGGGTGATGCCCCGCGCGATGTCGACGACGCGGTTGTCGTAGAAGTACAGCCCCACCACGGCGTAGTTCGACTTCGGCACCGCGGGCTTCTCCTCGATGGACAGTGCCTGTCCGGCGGCGTCGAACTCGACGACGCCGTAGCGCTCCGGGTCGGAGACCTCGTAGGCGAAGACGGTGCCGCCCGCCGGGTTCCGGCAGTCCGCCAGGGTGGTGCTGAAGTGGTAGCCGTCGAAGATGTTGTCGCCGAGGGCGAGGGCGACGTCGTCGTCGCCGATGAACTCCTCGCCGATGAGGAAGGCCTGCGCCAGCCCGTCGGGGGAGGGCTGGTGGGCGTAGTCGATCATGAGCCCCCACTGGGAACCGTCGCCGAGGAGGCGTCGGAAAGCGGGGGAGTCCTCGGGTGTCGTGATGACGAGGATCTCCCGGATGCCCGCCTGGATCAGCGTCGACAGGGGGTAGTAGATCATCGGCTTGTCGTAGATCGGCATCAGCTGCTTGCTGATGCCCTTCGTGATCGGATACAGCCTGGTCCCTGATCCGCCGGCGAGGATGATGCCCTTCATAGGAGATACAGTGCCAGACCGACGCGCCAGTTCTGCGGCACGAAACCGGTCGCCTCGATCTTCGCGGTGTCGAGCGTGCCTGTCGACGGCCGCGTGGCCAGCTCCTTCCCCTCCGCGTACTGCGCGGTGCTCACCGGCTGCACCATGTCGGGGTCGCGGTGCAGGCCGGTGTAGACGGCCATGGCGAGCTCGTCGAAACCGACCTCATCGCCGCCGCCGGTGAGGTGGTAGATCCCGTACTCCGGCTCCACCTCCAGCAGGTGGGCGATGCCGCGGGCCAGTTCGGAGGCGAAGGTGGGCCGTCCCTTCTGGTCGTGGACCACCTGCGGGCGGATGTCGCGTTCCGCCAGGTCACGCATGGTGTCGACGAAGTTCCGGCCCTCGCCGACGACCCAACTGCTGCGCACGATGTAGTGGCGCGGGGCGGTGGACGCCGCCATCTCTCCGGCGGCCTTCGAGGCGCCGTAGACGTTGAGCGGGGCGATCGCGTCGTCCTCACGGTAGGGGCGGTCGGTGACGCCGTCGAAGACATAGTCGGTGGACAGCTGCACCAGGGTGAGGTTGTTCTCCGCGGCGATGCGGGCCAGTTGCGCGGGCCCCCGGGCGTTGACGTGCCAGGCGGTGGCGGCGTCCGTCTCGGCCTGATCGACGGCGGTGTAGGCGGCGCAGTTGATGATGGCACGGTACTGCCGCCACGGGCGCTCCGGTGGGGCGGTGACGTCGAAGTCGGCGTGAGGGAGGAACTCGGCGTCGGGAAGCACCTTCCGCAGGGCCCTGCCCACCTGGCCGTTCGCGCCGGTGACCAGGATCTTCCGGGGCGGCACCGGCTGCAGTTCAGTGCCCAGCGCCGCGTCCTTCTCCGAGAGGTTGACCGGTTCGAGCGGCCAGTCGATGAGCGTGTGGGAGACGTTGACGTACTGCGCGTCCGCCGACCAGTGGTCGTTGACCAGGTAGAGGTAGGTCGTGCCGTCTTCAAGCACCTGGTAGCCGTTGGCCACCCCGCGCGGGACGAACACGGCGGTGCCGGGGCCGATCTCCACGGTGTGGGTCTCACCGTAGGTGGGGGAGCCCTCCCGCAGGTCCACCCATCCGCCCTGTACCCTGCCGGTGCCCACGGTGACCAGCTTGTCCCAGGGCTCGGCGTGCAGTCCGCGGGTGGTGCCCGCCGTGGCGTTGTGGACGACATTCGACTGGACGGGGCGGAAGTCCGGCAGTCCCTCCCGCGTCATCCGGGTGCGCTGCCACGCCTCCTTGAACCAGCCGCGCGCGTCCTCGTGGACCGCCAGATCCAGAACCTGCAATCCCTCGATCATCTACTGACCCCTCTCCGCGTAGGCCGCCTCGACCTGCTCCTTCGCCGGCCGCCACCAGTCCTCGTTGTCCCGGTACCAGGCGATCGTCTGCTCCAGCCCGGCGCGCATGCCGGTGTCGGTGTCGGTGTACTCCGGGGCCCAGCCGAGTTCGGTGCGCAGCTTGGTGGAGTCCATGGCGTAGCGCTGGTCGTGGCCGGGGCGGTCGGCGACGTGCTCGTAGCCGGGGGCGTCCATGAGTTCGCAGATGAGCTCGATGACCGCCCTGTTGTTCACGTGGTCGTTGTCGGCGCCGATGTTGTAGGTCTCGCCGAGGCGGCCGCGCTCCAGGATGAGGTGCACGGCGGCGTTGTGGTCGTCGACGTGGATCCAGTCGCGCACCTGCTCGCCCGTGCCGTAGAGCTTCGGGGTCTGGCCGGCCAGGATGTTGGTGATCTGCCGGGGGATGAACTTCTCGATGTGCTGGTACGGTCCGTAGTTGTTCGAGCAGTTGGAGATCGTCGCCGCGATGCCGAAGCTGCGCACCCAGGCGCGCACCAGGTGGTCCGAACCGGCCTTCGTCGCCGAGTACGGCGAGCTGGGCTCATAGGGGGTGGTCTCGGTGAAGCGCGCCGGGTCGTCGAGGCCCAGGTCGCCGAACACCTCGTCGGTGGAGATGTGGTGCAGGCGGTTCCCGTGGCGGCGGACCGCCTCGAGGATCGTGTACGTGCCCACCAGATTCGTGTCGACGAACGGCCGCGGGTCCCGCAGCGAGTTGTCGTTGTGGCTCTCGGCGGCGAAGTGGACGGTGACGTCGGCGCGGGACACGGCGGCGTCGACAAGCTGTGCATCGCAGATGTCGCCCTCGATGAACTCGACGTCGGTGCCCGCCAGGTTGGCGCGGTTGCCGGCGTAGGTCAGCTTGTCCAGGACGATGATGTGGTCATCCGGGTACCTCTCGCGGGTCATGTGCACGAAATTCGAGCCGATGAACCCGGCTCCCCCGGTGATCAGCAGTGTCCTCATGTCTGAACACTATAGAGCGCCCCCGGCGCAGCCGAGTCGGACGAATGGCAGTTCACCAGCGTGGCCTGCCCTAACCGTTGACAGCTCCCCTGTATGTGACTAGTCTCACGAATTGCGGTTCGTTGAGCTGGCGGGCCCGACACAACACCAGGCCTCAGGAGGCAGCATGAGCAGGACACCGATCAGCAGGGCCGCCGTCATCGGCGCCGGATCCATGGGCTCCGGGATCGCCGCCCACCTCGCCAACGCAGGACTCGACGTCCTGCTTCTCGACGTTCCCGGGCCCCCAGGCGACCGCGACGCCCCCGCCCGCGCCGGCGTGGAGAGACAGCTGCAGCGCCGCGGCTTCATGCTCCCGGAGTTCGCCGGGCGCATCACGGTGGGCAACATCGAGGACGACATGGCTGCCATCGGCGACGCAGAGTGGATCATCGAGGTCGTCTTCGAGGACCGGGACGTCAAGGCGCAGACCTACCGGGCCATCGCCCGCCACCGGAACCCCGCGGCACTGGTGTCCTCGAACACCTCCACCATCCCGCTGGCGGAGCTGACCGCCGGCATGGACGAGGAGATGCTCCCCTTCTTCGCCGTCACCCACTTCTTCAACCCGCCCCGCATCATGCGCCTGCTCGAGCTGGTCGCCGGGCCGGAGACCTCGGCGGAGACGGAGGCGCGGCTGCGGCACATCTGCGAGGTGCAGCTGGGCAAGGTGGTCATCGACTGCCGGGACACCCCGGGGTTCATCGCCAACCGCATCGGCACCTTCTGGATGGCCGCCGGCGCGATGACCGCGCTGCGCACCGGGATCAACCCCGAACTGGCCGACGCCGTGTTCTCCCGCCCCTTCGGCGTCCCCCGCACCGGCGTCTTCGGGCTCTTCGACTACATCGGCCTGCAGCTGCTCGACCCGATCTGGGGCGGCCTCCTGCAGGACCTGCCCGACACCGACGCCCTGCACCGCTTCGACGTCACCGACGACCCCACGTTCCGGCAGCTTGTCGACGCCGGCTGCCACGCCGGCACCGGCTTCTACAACCGCGACGGGGAGGTCTTCAGCGACGGCGGATACCTTGCCCGGCGTCCCGTGGAAGACCCCGCCGCGCAGGCCCGCACCGCGCGGGAGGTCCTGGACACCGACTCCCCGGGCGGGCACTTCGGCCGCGCCGTCTTCCTGGAGACGCTGCGCTACTGCTGCGAGACCGCCCCGGAGATCGCCGACACCGTCGACCAGATCGACGCCGCCATGCGCCTGGGATACGGATGGAAGAAGGGTCCTTTCCAGGTGGCCGACGACATTGGCCCCGAGCACCTCATCTCCCTCTACGGGTCCGCCGGTGAGACCGCCCCCGCGCTGCTGGTGGCGGCCGCCCGCGCCGGGGGCTTCCACCCGTACCCCGGGGCCGTGCTCGACTCCCACGGCGAGGTGGTGGCGCCCCGGGCGCGGGAGGGCGTGCTCACGCCCGCGCAGATCGTCGCGGACGCCCGCCTGCTGCTGGACAACGGCGACGCCACCGTGCACCTCCGCGCCGACGGGGTCGCGGTGCTCACCCTGCACACCCCGGCCAGCTCCTGCTCATCCGGCGTGTTCGCCGCGGTGCGGGAGCTCGCCGGGCTCGGTTCGGCCCGGGCGGCCGTGATCGTCAGCCCGCTGGAGGGGATCTTCTCCGCCGGGGCCGACCTGTCCGCGCTGGCGAAGGCCTCCACCTCAGGGGATCTCGCGCGGGTGAGGGAGCTGCTGCAGGAGGGCGCGACCGCCTTCGCGCAGCTGCGGGAGGCCCCCTTCCCCGTCGTCGCCGCGGTCCGGGGTACGGCGTTGGGCGGCGGACTGGAGTTCGTGCAGCACTGCGACGCCGCCGTCCTCGAGGCCGAGGCCCGCCTGGGATTCCCGGAGCGTCACGTCGGCCTGTTCCCGGGCTTCGGCGGAACCGTGCGCACCCTGGAGCGGATGACGCGCAACGGCGTCGACAACCCCGTGCGCAGCGCCTTCGACCTCATCCTCTCCGCCCGTCCCACGGCGGGGGCGCACGAGGCCGCCGCCCGCGGACTGCTGCTGGATCAGGACCACATCATCATGTCCGCCGACCACGTCATCGCGGAGGCACTGGCCCTGGCCCACCGTCTGGCGGACGGGTACCGGCCGCCGCAGCCCCGGCCGCTGACGCTGCACCCGGCCGACGCCGAGCCCCTCGTCTGGGAGGGCGGCACGGAGACCGACCAGGCCATCGCGGGGGCGCTGGCCACGCTCTACACCGGTGGGACCGTCACCCCGGAGGAACTGGGGGAGCGGGAGGTGGAGCTGGCCGCACAGCTGCTCGTCCGCCCGGAGAACGCGGCACGAGTCGAGCACATGCGCCGCACCCGTCGCCCGCTGGGCAACTGACGCAAAGATGGGGGCCTCCCACCCGGGCGGGTGGGAGGCCCCCATCTTTCCTTTGTCGGATCAGCGGAAGGCGCTGACGCCGGTGACCGACTTGCCCACGATGAGGGACTGCATGCTGTCGGTCCCCTCGTAGGTGTGGATCGCCTCGAGGTCGAGCATGTGGCGGATGACGTGGTTCTCCAGGAGGATGCCGGAACCGCCGAGCATGTCGCGGGCGTCGGCGGCCACCGCGCGGGCGGCGCGGGTGTTGTGCACCTTCGCCAGGGAGGCCTGGTCGGGGCGCAGGGCACCCTGCTCCGACAGCTCCGCCAGGCGGCGGCAGTACAGGGACATGGACACGATCTTCATCAGCATGTCCGCCAGGCGCTGCTGGATGAGCTGGAAGCTGGCCAGCGGGCGCTGGAACTGGACACGGTTCTGCGCGTGCTCGAGGGCCGCCTCGTAGCAGGCGATGGCGTGGCCGAGGGCCATCCAGGCCACGCCCGAGCGGGTGCCGGTGAGGATCTCGGCGGCGGCCCGGAAGGAGGTCGCGCCGGGCAGGCGGCGGCTGTCGGGCACGCGGACGTCGGTGAGGGTGATCAGTGCCTGGGGGATGGCGCGCAGCACGGCCTTCCCCTCCATCGTCTCCGCGTGGTAGCCGGGGGAGAGCTGGTCGACGAGGAAGGCGCCGACCTCGCCGTCGTCCATGCGGGCCCAGATGACGGTGACGTCACCGCAGGCGCCCTGACCGATCCAGCGCTTCGCGCCGTTGAGCACCCAGGAGTCCCCGTCCCGGACGGCGGTGGTCTCCAGGGCGATGGAGTCGGAGCCGTGGTCCGGCTCGGTCAGGCCGAACGCCCCCAGGACCTGTCCGGAGCTGAGCAGGGGCAGCCAGTGCTGGCGCTGCTCCTCGGACCCCAGCTTGTCGATGGTGTTGATCACCAGTCCGCCCTGGACGGCGAGCGTGGTGGCCATGGAGCCGTCGGCGCGGGCGATCTCCATGGCGACCAAGCCGGCGGCGAGGGGGCTGAGGCGTTCCTCGCCGGGGATGTCGGCGCCGTCGGAGAGCAGGCCGTTCGCGGCCATGTCCTGCACGAGGTGGAGCGGGTACTCGCCGCGCTCCCAGTACCCGTTGATCTCCGCCCGGGCCCGGTCGCCGAAGGCGGCGGCGCGCTGCCAGGCGTCCAGGTCGGCGGCGGGGACGTCGGCGAAGATCTGGTAGAAGTCCGTCTCGTCGGTGAGGGGCAGGGTGGTGTGGGGCACGGCGGCGGGTCCTTTGCGGTGGGCGGGGTCGGTGGGGGAGAACATACGAATCACAATTCGTATGGAAAGTGTGAGGCAGGTTTCATTTCCTGTCAAGCGTCCGGCAGGGATTTCCCCGCGGCGGCAGCGTGCAGGGGGTGAGGGGGTGGTGCCGGGGTGGGATAGGCTTACCGGGAGAATCCGCCGGAGGGGCGGTCGCGGAGGAATGAGGACACACCATGGCGAACCAGCGCAGACGGGACCAGATCTCGGCCGCCGCGATCGAACTCTTCGCCCAGCGGGGCTACTTCGGCACGGGGATGGAGGACATCGCCACCGCCGTCGGCATGGGCACCTCGAGCCTGTACAACCACTTCCGCTCCAAGCAGGAGGTGCTTTCCGACGCCCTGCTGCGCACCATGGAGGACCAGCTGCGCACCCACGCCCGCGCCCTGGCGGGGGCGGTGGAACCGGTGGACAAGCTCCACCGGAGCATGATCGCGCACGTCCAGTTCCACACCGAGAACGTGGTGGCCACACGCGTGATCAACACCCAGGTCACCGCCCTGGCGGAGCCGCACCGCAGCATGGTCCACCAGCTGCGGCGCGACTACGTGTCCCGGTGGCAGGCGATCATCGACGAGGGTGTGGAGTCCGGGCAGTTCACCGTGGCCGACCGGCGCATCACCTGCTTCGCGCTGCTGGACATGGGTATCGGCATCCCGCTCTGGTACGACCGGGAGGGGCGCCTCACCCAGCAGGAGCTCATCGACTGCTACGCGGACATGGCGCTGCGTCTGGTGGGGGTGGACCCCGCGGCGGTGCGCGACACCGCCCGCTGACGAACCGCTATTCGCCTGCCCGGTCCGCCACCAGCGCTCCCCGCAGGGACGCCAGGTGCACCAGCCCGCCGAGCAGTGGTCCGGCGATGAGGGCCACGCACACGCCCGCCTCCAGGGACAGCGGGGCCAGCCACAGCACGCCGAACGCCGCCACCGAGGCGCTCGCCCAGCCCAGGACATAGGCCCGGTGCCTCTCGCAGGCCAGGGTCGCGGCGCCGGTGACCATGAGCGCCCCCGTGCAGGCCGAGGCGAAGGTGAGCACCGCCAGCAGCCCGCCGGGCACGAAGTAGTCGGGGCGGAAGAAGACCGTGAGGATCCACGGCCCTAGCAGCCAGGCCAGCCCCGCCCCGACCAGTCCCGCCCCGAGCACGGCCAGCAGCGGCACGGCGGCCGCCCGGTAGAGGCTCTCCCGCCGCTCCACGAAACGCACGATGAGCGCCGACTGGAAGCGCTGCAGCGGCACGAGGATGGGGGCGCGGGTCAGGATGACCGCGTTGATGATGCCGGCGACCGTCACCACGGTCCCGGCGTCCGGTTCCGAGGTCGACTGCACGAAGACCGGGAACCCGGTGATCAGTGCCGCGGAGGAGCCGGTGGCCAGCATGGCGGACCCGACGCGGCGGGTGAGGGCGGCACGGGAGACGTCGACAAGCACACCCCGGGGCACGCCCCGCAGCACGATGAGCCAGCTCAGGGCACCGATCACGGTGATGACCAGGAACGTCGTCATGCCCCAGCCCAGCTGCCAGGCCAGCAGCGCCAGCAGTAGGCGCACGCCGGAGTCGAGTGCCACCAGCCCGGCGTAGCGGTTCCACAGGCCGAGGCCGGAGAGGATGCCCGACAGCACCGCCTGGAAGGCGTAGGTGAGCAGGCCGAACGCGAGAAACACGGTGGCCAGGGGTACCGGAGCCTCACCCCGCAGCAGTGCGGGCAACCACACCGCGCCGACGAGCAGGGCCGTCACCAGCACCGCACCACCGATCCACGCGCCGAGACGCCACGGACGCCCCGTCCCGTGCCGTCCGGTGGACCGCGCCGCGGACACCCCGCGGGTGGTCTCCTGCATGATGCCGTCGAGGGCGCCAGTCGCGGCGAAGAACAGACCCCAGTAGGCCTGGAACGCCGCGAAACCCCCGGTGTCGAGGGTCCACGATGCCAGGTACATGACGACGAACCCGGCCAGGGCGGCGAAGACCGTCGCCAGGCTCAGCGCCCTCATGCGGGGCTCACCGCGGGAACTCCGGGAGCGTCTTCTCATGCAGCCAGGCGTGCCAGAGCCGCTTGACGTCCGTCTCCGGCACCCCGACCTCCGCTGCGGCGGCCAGGACCTCGCGCTTGAGGTCGACCGGCTCGACCACGGAGTGCGCACCGGCGGCGACGTAGCGGCGGAGCATGCGGAAGAAGGCGTCGTCGCCGAGCAGGACGCGCAGGGCGTGGACGGTCAGCGCACCACGCTTGTACACGCGGTCGTCGAACATGTCCCGCGGCCCCGGGTTCGACAGGAGCAGGTCCTGCGGCTTGCGGCGCAGCTCCTCGTAGTGCTCGCGGGCCGACACCGTGGCGTGCCGGTTCGCGGAGTGCTCGAACCACAGCCACTCGGCGTAGCAGGCGAAACCCTCGTTGAGCCAGATGTCGTTCCACTGGGCCAGGCCGAGGGAGTTGCCGAACCACTGGTGGGACAGCTCGTGGGCGATGAGACGCTCCCAGGCGTGGTCACCCTTGATGTGGTTGGACCCGAAGATGGACAGGCCCTGCGCCTCGAGGGGGATCTCCAGCTCGTCCTCGGTGACCACCACGGAGTAGGAGTTGAAAGGGTAGGGGCCGAACAGCTCGGTGAAGACGTCGATCATGCGCTGCTGGTCGGCGAACTCGGCACGGGCGGAGTCCCGCAGCGCCGGCGGCACCCAGGCGCGGACCGGCACGGTGGCGTCCGGCTCGGAGAGCATCAGCTGGATGTACTCGCCGATCTGGACGGTCGCCAGGTAGGAGGCCATCGGGTGACCGACGCGGTAGTGCCAGCGGGTGCGTGAGCCGGAGGACCGCTTCGACAGGAGCGTGCCGTTGACGGCGACGATGTACGGGTTGTCGGTGGTGACGACGATCTCGTAGCGCGCCTTCTCGTCGGGCGTGTCGTCGCAGGGGAACCAGCTCGGCGCGCCGACGGGCTGGGAGGCGACGAGCGCGCCGTTCTCCAGCTCCTCCCACCCGAGGTCCCCCCAGACGGAACGGATCGGCTTCGGGGTGCCCGCGTAGCGGATGACCAGGGAGAACTCGGTGTCCACCGGGACCGGCTGCGCGAAGCTGAGGCGCAGCTTGCCGCCGGACTGGCGGAAGCGGGCCACGCGGACCGGCACGCCGGCGCTGCCGGTGGCCGTGACGCGGGTGACGCGCAGCGCGGGCGACAGGTCGAGCGTCATCGAGGGCAGGTCCTGCCAGTTGTCCAGCTGCAGCGTGGCAATGCCCTCCAGGCGGTTGGGCCCCACCCGGTAGTTCAGGTCCAGATGGTAGGACCGGACATGGTAACCGAGGTTGAAGTCGATGCCGGTGTACGCGTCGCGGATGCCGGGGACGGGGGTGGTGCGCAGCCTGTTTCTGGTCATGATCCTGAAGATGTTACCGAGCACCTATCCGACCTGCTGATTGAGCCACTCGAAGATCAGCGCCTCGACGCGCGCCACCTGAGCGTTGTCGGCGGCGCCGGCGTGCCCGCCCTCGATGTTCTCGAAGTAGTCGACCGGCTGCCCGGCGGCCCGCAGCGCGTGCGCGAACAGCCGCGCGTGCGCGGGGTGCACGCGGTCATCGCGCGTCGAGGTGGTCACGAGCGCCGGGGGATACTGCTTCTCGACGCCCGCCTCCACCCTCTGCAACGGGGACCACGACTCGATCGCGGCGCGTTCCACCGGGTCGTCCGGGTCGCCGTACTCCGCCATCCAGGACGCGCCCGCCGACCACGTGTGGTAGCGGAGCATGTCGGTGAGAGGGACCTGGACGACGGCCGCCCCGAAGCGCTCCGGGTACATCGTCAGGGCACCGGAGGTGAGCAGCCCGCCGTTGGAGCCGCCCCGGATGGCGATCTGCTCCGGTGCGGCGTAGCCGCGTTCCACCAGGTCCGCGAGCACCGCCTCGTGGTCCTCCCACACCTTGTGCCGGTTGGTCTTGACCACCTGGTTGTGCCAGTCGGGGCCGAACTCGCCGCCGCCGCGCAGGTTGGGCTGCACGAAGTGGCGGCCCTTCTCGAGCCAGCCGATGCCACGGACCGCGGAGTAGCCGGGGGTGAGGGAGACCTCGAAGCCGCCGTAGCCGCCGACCAGGGTGGGGCGGGGGCCGCCGGAGAAGTCGCCGGTGATGAAGTAGGGCACCCGGGTGCCGTCGGCGGAGGTGACCCAGTGCTGGCGGGTCTCCAGTCCCGTGGCGTCGAAGAGCGTGGGGGAGCGGCGCACCACCGTGGGCACGAGCCCCTCCCCGAGGTCGAGGCGGTAGAGCGTCGTCGGCTCGGTGAACGAGGAGGTGGTCAGCCACA of the Corynebacterium humireducens NBRC 106098 = DSM 45392 genome contains:
- a CDS encoding DUF2304 domain-containing protein, coding for MIATMVQFLLLAATLVLAFYFITNRRKARAKAGVKLGFLVFIIAAVWAVLRPDDLTVIANWIGVDRGTDLLLYVLVIAFLFTTTSTWIRFREQELRYARLARAVALQSPVLPDSLIDAPTQEK
- a CDS encoding 3-hydroxyacyl-CoA dehydrogenase/enoyl-CoA hydratase family protein: MSRTPISRAAVIGAGSMGSGIAAHLANAGLDVLLLDVPGPPGDRDAPARAGVERQLQRRGFMLPEFAGRITVGNIEDDMAAIGDAEWIIEVVFEDRDVKAQTYRAIARHRNPAALVSSNTSTIPLAELTAGMDEEMLPFFAVTHFFNPPRIMRLLELVAGPETSAETEARLRHICEVQLGKVVIDCRDTPGFIANRIGTFWMAAGAMTALRTGINPELADAVFSRPFGVPRTGVFGLFDYIGLQLLDPIWGGLLQDLPDTDALHRFDVTDDPTFRQLVDAGCHAGTGFYNRDGEVFSDGGYLARRPVEDPAAQARTAREVLDTDSPGGHFGRAVFLETLRYCCETAPEIADTVDQIDAAMRLGYGWKKGPFQVADDIGPEHLISLYGSAGETAPALLVAAARAGGFHPYPGAVLDSHGEVVAPRAREGVLTPAQIVADARLLLDNGDATVHLRADGVAVLTLHTPASSCSSGVFAAVRELAGLGSARAAVIVSPLEGIFSAGADLSALAKASTSGDLARVRELLQEGATAFAQLREAPFPVVAAVRGTALGGGLEFVQHCDAAVLEAEARLGFPERHVGLFPGFGGTVRTLERMTRNGVDNPVRSAFDLILSARPTAGAHEAAARGLLLDQDHIIMSADHVIAEALALAHRLADGYRPPQPRPLTLHPADAEPLVWEGGTETDQAIAGALATLYTGGTVTPEELGEREVELAAQLLVRPENAARVEHMRRTRRPLGN
- the rfbD gene encoding dTDP-4-dehydrorhamnose reductase translates to MIEGLQVLDLAVHEDARGWFKEAWQRTRMTREGLPDFRPVQSNVVHNATAGTTRGLHAEPWDKLVTVGTGRVQGGWVDLREGSPTYGETHTVEIGPGTAVFVPRGVANGYQVLEDGTTYLYLVNDHWSADAQYVNVSHTLIDWPLEPVNLSEKDAALGTELQPVPPRKILVTGANGQVGRALRKVLPDAEFLPHADFDVTAPPERPWRQYRAIINCAAYTAVDQAETDAATAWHVNARGPAQLARIAAENNLTLVQLSTDYVFDGVTDRPYREDDAIAPLNVYGASKAAGEMAASTAPRHYIVRSSWVVGEGRNFVDTMRDLAERDIRPQVVHDQKGRPTFASELARGIAHLLEVEPEYGIYHLTGGGDEVGFDELAMAVYTGLHRDPDMVQPVSTAQYAEGKELATRPSTGTLDTAKIEATGFVPQNWRVGLALYLL
- the rfbA gene encoding glucose-1-phosphate thymidylyltransferase RfbA — translated: MKGIILAGGSGTRLYPITKGISKQLMPIYDKPMIYYPLSTLIQAGIREILVITTPEDSPAFRRLLGDGSQWGLMIDYAHQPSPDGLAQAFLIGEEFIGDDDVALALGDNIFDGYHFSTTLADCRNPAGGTVFAYEVSDPERYGVVEFDAAGQALSIEEKPAVPKSNYAVVGLYFYDNRVVDIARGITPSERGELEITAVNDAYLQAGELQVQRLQRGDVWLDTGTFDSMSEASSYVEVIQKRTGTVIGSPEVAALREGFINAAALEALAQPLLKSGYGEYLLAAAREG
- the rfbB gene encoding dTDP-glucose 4,6-dehydratase, with amino-acid sequence MRTLLITGGAGFIGSNFVHMTRERYPDDHIIVLDKLTYAGNRANLAGTDVEFIEGDICDAQLVDAAVSRADVTVHFAAESHNDNSLRDPRPFVDTNLVGTYTILEAVRRHGNRLHHISTDEVFGDLGLDDPARFTETTPYEPSSPYSATKAGSDHLVRAWVRSFGIAATISNCSNNYGPYQHIEKFIPRQITNILAGQTPKLYGTGEQVRDWIHVDDHNAAVHLILERGRLGETYNIGADNDHVNNRAVIELICELMDAPGYEHVADRPGHDQRYAMDSTKLRTELGWAPEYTDTDTGMRAGLEQTIAWYRDNEDWWRPAKEQVEAAYAERGQ
- a CDS encoding glycosyltransferase family 2 protein; translation: MDSPRPVQHDFRDTWLIIPCYNEGPVIQEVIENARETFPNIVAVNDGSSDDSAARIHAGGAHLVNHPVNLGQGAAIQTGVEYARAQPGARYFVTFDADGQHQVKDVVRMIGRLREEPVDIIVGTRFGRPRAADDQVPWIKRVVLKTVVFLSPATRRLGLSDAHNGLRVFNKKVADEMNIRMNGMSHASELVSMIADRGWRVAEEPVDILYTEYSMSKGQSLINGVNILADGLLARRL
- a CDS encoding glycosyltransferase, producing MPTLAALLTVYHRIDPVELSAALESLAAQTRRAEEIVIVEDGPVGPELRAVIDGFVGKHAEARTVVLARNQGAGPASAAGLATIDAELVARLDADDIAAPERFARQVEWFEAHPDTDVLGTAVSEFHEDPADVIAVRALPETHEEIARYARINSPVNNPSVMLRRTAVETAGGYRAVHHMEDYDLYARLLSTGARFHNLPEPLTYFRTSPAQFQRRTGKGMFTAERQMQRNLVSYGLVSRPRSWVNLVVRTAYRLLPTGLLTAAYARLFHR